A single window of Aspergillus oryzae RIB40 DNA, chromosome 8 DNA harbors:
- a CDS encoding putative G-patch domain protein (predicted protein), with translation MAPHQNPAPDVGDEEEDDYMSMVIEEPQQKETFTQKKRRQQREAEARAKVPSKAERAAQEAERRDAALATSTLNPSNKGFQMMAKLGFKPGQALGKSQGERVSNQKSDSKIGGRAEPLNLVFKEDRGGIGLDTEKKRKFREEAEEAVKKVKQEEGDYRDRVRIERETRRTEAQFHAAQKVAERLDAEAETGDGKTVQTKRGKTPTEHEEEESEDTTSGSNNPQPKVKVKPTSQVNILYRGLVREREEKERSIQARHLLQTSLPSSFFPNPRLPGYDDDPTLEREDKVALDNKPDISTILEQELDEEDPELDEFNALEPSERLARIVQYLRETHHYCFWCKFRYETGEMEGCPGVTEEDHD, from the exons ATGGCCCCTCATCAGAACCCCGCACCTGATGTAGgggacgaagaggaggatgattaCATGTCTATGGTGATTGAGGAGCCGCAGCAGAAAGAAACGTTTACCCAGAAAAAACGCCGACAACAGAGAGAG GCCGAAGCTCGAGCTAAAGTCCCATCCAAAGCAGAACGTGCAGCCCAGGAAGCCGAACGTCGTGATGCCGCCTTAGCCACCAGCACGCTTAACCCCTCCAACAAGGGATTCCAAATGATGGCCAAATTGGGGTTCAAGCCAGGACAAGCATTAGGTAAATCCCAAGGTGAGAGAGTATCAAATCAAAAATCCGATAGCAAAATCGGCGGCCGAGCAGAGCCACTCAATTTGGTGTTCAAGGAGGACCGGGGTGGTATTGGTCTGGACACTGAAAAAAAACGCAAGTTCCGGGAAGAGGCTGAAGAGGCAGTGAAGAAAGTAAAGCAGGAAGAGGGTGATTACCGTGATCGCGTCCGCATTGAGCGGGAGACGCGACGTACAGAAGCTCAATTTCACGCTGCGCAGAAGGTTGCCGAACGACTGGATGCGGAGGCAGAGACAGGAGATGGGAAGACCGTCCAAACGAAGCGTGGAAAGACCCCGActgaacatgaagaagaggaatctGAAGATACGACCAGTGGATCAAATAACCCGCAGCCGAAGGTCAAGGTCAAACCGACCTCGCAAGTCAACATCCTATATCGCGGGCTCGTCCGTGAGCgggaggagaaagaacgTTCCATCCAGGCTCGGCATCTATTGCAAACGTCCCTGCCATCGTCATTCTTCCCCAACCCGCGGTTACCAGGGTATGACGACGACCCGACGCTGGAACGGGAGGATAAAGTGGCGCTCGACAACAAACCTGACATCTCAACTATCCTTGAGCAGGAgcttgacgaagaagacccAGAACTGGACGAGTTTAATGCACTCGAGCCGAGCGAGCGACTGGCCCGGATAGTGCAGTATCTGCGCGAGACACACCATTACTGCTTTTGGTGTAAATTTCGCTATGAGACCGGAGAAATGGAGGGATGTCCAGGTGTGACCGAGGAGGATCATGATTAA
- a CDS encoding uncharacterized protein (predicted protein), producing the protein MAILDKESRSRGLRMPSLSAIKSRKKNAESPPRRDSSSDEVVIPARMDSAPGRFLHSQEKDLPPNPLPSPPPFPSAPADSLSNQSPYHHINPTPKYEDRPLPKFPRVPVPKREEPPAPVPALVPAPAPVQQVTPPSSEDHYPIHYQEHIQPIEDPLESFIPEPEPEPGVDGTSASVEPVSSEESNGPWTPPDYEPIAAPLNQLHYACYQEHRSMPTANNLWHPLPCMTCQKYDREVRHRCVFCCLRICASCYQTLQKCPNRSLAQLMKTIPSHE; encoded by the coding sequence ATGGCTATTCTCGACAAGGAAAGCCGTTCACGCGGTCTCCGAATGCCATCACTTTCTGCAATAAAatccagaaagaaaaacgcCGAATCACCACCACGGAGAGATTCAAGTTCCGATGAAGTCGTGATACCAGCACGAATGGACTCGGCACCGGGCCGATTTCTTCACTCGCAAGAGAAGGACCTGCCGCCCAACCCGCtgccttctcctcccccatTCCCCTCTGCCCCAGCCGACTCATTGTCAAACCAGTCGCCGTACCATCACATCAATCCTACCCCTAAATATGAAGACCGCCCGCTTCCCAAATTTCCTCGAGTTCCAGTTCCCAAGCGGGAGGAGCCGCCGGCTCCGGTTCCTGCTCTGGTTCCTGCTCCAGCTCCCGTACAACAAGTAACTCCTCCGTCCAGTGAAGATCATTACCCTATCCACTATCAGGAACACATTCAGCCGATTGAGGACCCGCTAGAGAGCTTTATTcccgagccagagccagagccaggAGTGGATGGTACCAGTGCATCTGTCGAACCGGTTTCGAGCGAAGAGAGTAATGGACCATGGACACCACCAGACTACGAGCCCATCGCCGCACCTCTAAATCAATTACACTATGCCTGCTATCAGGAACATCGGTCAATGCCCACTGCCAACAACCTCTGGCATCCTCTTCCATGTATGACCTGCCAGAAGTATGATCGAGAAGTTCGACACCGATGCGTTTTCTGTTGCCTGCGCATTTGCGCCAGTTGTTATCAGACGCTACAGAAATGCCCGAATCGCTCCCTGGCGCAGCTGATGAAAACGATACCTTCCCACGAGTAG
- the sip5 gene encoding Sip5p (putative Zn-finger protein) produces the protein MGNSQTKEARPPFTPNRRSHGGGHGRSPYGDRHHSEGSRSTRGSRPDLSILGIGGSSERDVATLEHRRETKQEREARRLERERVARIKERERSMREEHVDGGYLVTQGVYTGTEDFNKAVVRQLMIERRLAPFWRGLNDFSDSWTEHQLMAAARGLPIPPPDEIPSELEYKNPPKITEGAKESTDTKGIQHLTVPITSRSQSYGSDASQSSTPAHSLPSPTSPLASGTSSSPLFRTRAKTLASLTTSKHGTQADPAPREIQLPRDPFVNGQPIEAYLYKDAAECPICFLYYPPYLNRTRCCDQPICSECFVQIKRPDPHPPEHGDSDPNAPAAAAEGDAADNQDSQLVSEPAACPFCVQPEFGVTYAPPPFRRGLTYASDPSARPNFTSPVSSTSSLSSGNVTAVTGRRRAASLSANDPTVITTDKVRPDWAQKLANARAHAARRSAAATALHTAAYLMNSNGNGGDSRTFNIGRRGVMRRAGGSDPHSSSSRTGSPALQALAFLTDRRSATNDMDSAEEGSGNIAPPRNTSRRNRIDDLEEMMMMEAIRLSLASEEERRKREEKEAKKEAKKREKEAKKAEKTARKTGLYSTNASGSALDVPTGLGRVASSSSSVIGEESTPAGKGKEVDRASPEAPIDATSTCSVTAPASMNAVYPPMNSADQHQSMQSSVPQTSPRELSKPSHLRHVSSASSSFSSLVESMSGDHTGTTEGNGSSTEPLFNFRSLAAVIGDEDKREESAEHVENTLSNPQAEGSASRSVLPVDHAHTDDSVFNADAATPAGSDFALQESQGYMIPKELETRSVEITDSTGNPQATS, from the exons ATGGGTAATTCACAGACAAAAGAGGCCCGGCCACCCTTTACTCCAAATCGCCGAAGCCATGGCGGTGGACATGGAAGATCACCGTATGGCGACAGACATCATTCAGAGGGCTCCAGATCAACACGAGGCAGTAGACCAGATCTCTCCATTCTCGGAATAGGCGGAAGCtcagaaagagatgttgCGACCCTCGAGCATCGCCGAGAAACGAAGCAAGAGCGAGAGGCTCGCCGTTTGGAGAGGGAACGGGTGGCTCGGATTAAGGAACGGGAGCGTAGTATGAGGGAAGAACACGTCGATGGAGGTTACCTAGTTACGCAGGGTGTCTATACGGGAACGGAAGATTTCAACAAGGCTGTGGTGAGGCAGTTAATG ATCGAACGACGACTTGCGCCCTTCTGGAGAGGCCTTAACGATTTCTCTGATTCTTGGACGGAGCATCAGCTAATGGCTGCCGCGCGAGGCCTGCCCATTCCACCGCCCGATGAAATCCCTTCAGAGCTAGAGTATAAGAATCCACCGAAAATCACAGAAGGGGCAAAGGAGTCGACTGATACGAAAGGAATTCAACATCTGACGGTTCCGATCACTTCAAGGTCACAATCCTATGGCTCCGATGCGTCCCAATCATCCACCCCAGCCCACTCCTTACCCTCCCCCACATCACCCCTAGCCTCAGGAACTTCGAGTTCGCCATTGTTTCGCACTCGGGCAAAGACACTCGCCTCTCTCACTACATCTAAACATGGCACCCAAGCCGACCCAGCGCCCCGGGAGATACAGCTCCCTCGCGACCCATTTGTCAATGGGCAGCCCATCGAGGCATACCTTTATAAAGACGCGGCTGAATGCCCCATCTGCTTCCTCTATTATCCTCCTTACCTAAACCGAACGAGGTGTTGCGACCAACCTATCTGCTCTGAATGCTTTGTACAGATCAAACGTCCCGACCCGCATCCTCCTGAGCATGGAGATTCCGATCCAAATGCCCCCGCTGCAGCTGCCGAGGGTGATGCTGCCGACAACCAGGATAGTCAACTTGTCTCGGAACCTGCAGCCTGCCCATTTTGCGTCCAGCCTGAATTTGGAGTGACATATGCGCCGCCACCCTTCCGCAGAGGACTCACATATGCTTCAGACCCTAGTGCCCGCCCAAATTTCACTTCCCCTGTATCGTCTAcatcttcactttcttctggaaatgttACAGCTGTTACGGGCCGGAGACGCGCTGCATCATTGTCTGCAAATGACCCTACGGTAATCACGACCGATAAGGTCCGTCCGGATTGGGCTCAAAAACTGGCCAACGCTCGTGCGCATGCTGCGCGGAGGTCTGCAGCGGCAACCGCTCTCCACACTGCAGCATATCTGATGAACTCGAACGGCAATGGAGGCGACTCTCGAACTTTCAATATTGGGCGGAGAGGCGTCATGCGGAGAGCTGGCGGTTCGGATCCCCACAGTTCTTCTAGCCGCACAGGCTCCCCGGCGCTCCAGGCTCTTGCATTCTTAACGGACCGACGCAGTGCTACAAACGACATGGACTCTGCTGAGGAAGGGTCTGGGAATATAGCGCCGCCACGCAATACTTCCCGGCGAAACCGTATTGACGatttggaggagatgatgatgatggaggcGATTAGGCTTAGTTTAGCCAGCGAGGAGGAGCGTCGtaagagggaggagaaggaagcgaaaaaagaagcaaaaaaaagagaaaaggaggccaagaaggcGGAAAAGACTGCCCGTAAGACCGGCCTTTACAGTACCAATGCAAGTGGATCCGCTTTGGACGTACCTACAGGGCTAGGAAGGGTTGCGAGCAGCTCTTCCTCTGTTATCGGCGAGGAAAGCACGCCTGCTGGCAAGGGTAAAGAAGTGGATCGTGCATCCCCGGAAGCCCCCATTGATGCTACGTCTACATGTTCCGTTACTGCGCCCGCTAGTATGAATGCTGTATACCCGCCTATGAATTCGGCAGATCAACATCAGTCTATGCAATCTTCCGTCCCACAAACCTCACCCAGGGAGCTTTCGAAACCGTCACATTTGCGACATGTCTCAAgtgcttcttcatcgttctcttctcttgttgaaTCGATGTCTGGCGATCACACTGGGACCACAGAGGGGAATGGCTCGTCTACAGAACCGCTGTTCAATTTTCGGAGTCTAGCTGCCGTTATCGGCGATGAAGACAAAAGGGAGGAATCTGCAGAGCATGTAGAAAATACGTTATCAAATCCGCAAGCTGAGGGGTCTGCCTCGCGGTCCGTGCTTCCAGTGGATCATGCGCATACTGATGACTCGGTCTTTAATGCTGATGCAGCCACGCCCGCTGGATCGGACTTCGCGCTACAAGAGAGTCAAGGATATATGATACCTAAAGAGCTTGAAACACGTTCAGTCGAGATCACCGACTCTACGGGGAATCCCCAGGCCACGTCTTGA
- a CDS encoding uncharacterized protein (predicted protein): protein MTTDPSANKRLHITPFTAELLPSVLPSSVRPLATEISFHSIPTFPENNYGYVTLPAMEADKIKKKLNGSILKGRKFKVDVARPQKRQRDENEDESDKAVFNKVSPSSKKTKKQKDIGNVLEGYELQTDRQVKRGWTESTSSLKERRKEEKRNKKKDDRTGKSQAKSKYTEKAECLFRTKIPPNRASSAEVEQDKQSKKKKKKSLQESVVHEFSKTVTQPSFLRTDSDGAAPTFTFEEGKGWIDGSGNIKEQASDRIRSDQYTPGKIAGAKERPKSKSSLKAKASSQSLDDACAVRGGVDLKESDESDESEDWTSSSGATSSDDSATDSESEASVTSGSSDTSDISNDQHEQGAQSTPQGVEKVPGPEAKADQDVAQAEKSDEPHSQEVHPLEALFKKPTPGTTDVKPDPDASAQFSFLGQGDMESEEEPQEVTEPQTPFTKKDIQSRELRSAAPTPDTALAGRNKKWNSLEQHDSMDVDDEPYINTPVPKFGSALKDESEFTKWFWEHRGDNNRAWKKRRRDAAKEQRQRENRRKGMKGKS from the coding sequence ATGACGACCGATCCTTCAGCAAATAAACGCCTTCACATCACTCCTTTCACCGCAGAACTTCTTCCCTCCGTATTACCTTCGTCCGTTCGGCCCTTAGCCACTGAAATCTCCTTCCACAGTATCCCGACATTTCCGGAGAATAACTACGGCTACGTAACGCTACCAGCAATGGAGGCAGAtaaaatcaagaagaagctcaacgGGTCAATCCTCAAAGGTCGAAAGTTCAAAGTGGATGTAGCTCGGCCGCAGAAAAGACAGAGGGACGAAAACGAAGACGAAAGCGATAAGGCAGTTTTCAACAAAGTATCGCCGTCaagcaagaaaacaaagaagcaaaaggatATCGGTAACGTTTTAGAGGGATATGAGCTTCAAACAGATCGCCAAGTAAAGAGAGGCTGGACAGAGTCCACGAGCTCCTTAAAAGAGAGGcgcaaggaggagaagagaaacaagaagaaggatgatagAACTGGAAAGTCACAGGCGAAATCCAAGTATACCGAGAAGGCAGAATGTTTATTCCGAACCAAAATCCCTCCTAACAGAGCCTCGTCTGCTGAGGTGGAGCAAGACAAgcagtcaaagaagaaaaagaagaaatctcTACAGGAGTCTGTTGTACATGAGTTTTCCAAGACCGTTACACAACCGAGTTTCCTACGGACAGATAGTGACGGAGCAGCACCTACGTTTACTTTCGAAGAGGGTAAGGGCTGGATAGACGGTTCAGGGAACATAAAAGAACAGGCCAGCGATCGAATCAGAAGTGATCAATACACACCAGGGAAAATTGCAGGGGCGAAGGAGAGACCGAAGTCCAAGTCTTCGCTCAAGGCTAAGGCGAGCTCCCAAAGCCTTGATGATGCATGTGCCGTTAGAGGAGGTGTTGATCTGAAAGAATCGGACGAATCGGACGAATCGGAGGATTGGACCTCGTCTAGTGGGGCAACGTCATCCGACGATAGTGCGACCGATTCAGAAAGCGAGGCAAGCGTAACATCCGGTTCGTCAGATACGTCAGACATCTCCAATGACCAGCATGAACAGGGGGCACAGTCGACGCCCCAGGGTGTTGAAAAGGTTCCCGGCCCTGAAGCAAAGGCGGACCAGGATGTTGCTCAAGCGGAGAAAAGTGATGAGCCACACTCTCAAGAAGTCCATCCATTGGAAGCTCTTTTCAAGAAACCCACACCCGGCACTACCGATGTCAAGCCTGATCCAGATGCCAGTGCGCAATTTAGTTTCTTGGGACAGGGAGATATGGAATCCGAGGAAGAACCACAGGAAGTCACAGAGCCGCAAACTCCGTTTACGAAGAAGGATATACAAAGCCGTGAGCTGAGGAGTGCTGCTCCCACACCTGACACAGCGTTGGCTGGGCGAAATAAAAAGTGGAATAGCCTAGAGCAACATGACTCtatggatgtggatgatgaGCCATACATCAACACACCTGTTCCAAAATTCGGCTCAGCACTCAAGGATGAATCTGAGTTCACGAAATGGTTCTGGGAGCATCGCGGAGATAACAACCGagcctggaagaagagacggCGTGATGCTGCCAAAGAACAGAGACAAAGGGAGAATAGGCGGAAAGGcatgaaagggaaatcaTAG
- a CDS encoding uncharacterized protein (permease of the major facilitator superfamily) — protein sequence MVLTQQRRQPASDDQFPTTQLFLLAICRVAEPIALTSIFPYSWVMVKDFNVANGSDASFFAGILVSAFSLAEALTGMFWGSLSDRVGRKPVLLSGCVGTMASLLIVGFATNFWVALFGRALGGILNGNIGVIQTMVGELVKRPEHERFPSLFYREGLFGRFPYLLPNLVCSVLLLLSIFFSWLFLQETHPDMQPCTATENLDGRSAERPLLATAGATANAGADLRAESYGTFNQVHLYDEEDWLVRADGSRPEKIPQRQTIFTKRVTMLIVALAIFTYHSMTYDHLLPIFLQDKTLRDVPTVGNSILKFPGGVGLSTRTVGLIMSTDGIIALFIQSVIFPALAHYLGVWRLFVIVTILHPVAYFMVPFLIFLPRSLLFFGIYGCLVVRNILAIIDYPVLLILIKQASPSDSVLGKINGLAASAGAASRTIAPPIAGYLYSTGAELDCTALAWWGSTLAAIVGAVQLWFMERKKHSSATIQPAAPCHYLPNEAHPRRDAVHIIVTGTDVGTPDA from the exons ATGGTATTGACACAACAGAGAAGACAACCTGCCTCGGACGACCAGTTTCCAACCACTCAGCTATTCCTCCTAG CAATATGTCGTGTTGCGGAGCCTATTGCCTTGACTTCCATCTTCCCATACTCATGGGTGATGGTCAAGGACTTCAATGTGGCTAATGGATCCGAtgcttccttctttgctggTATACTTGTCTCGGCCTTTTCACTAGCCGAAGCGCTCACCGGTATGTTTTGGGGAAGCCTCTCAGATCGTGTCGGTCGCAAACCTGTCCTGCTCTCCGGTTGCGTCGGAACCATGGCATCCCTTCTCATTGTCGGCTTCGCGACGAATTTTTGGGTAGCTCTCTTTGGTCGGGCCCTCGGGGGCATTTTAAACGGAAATATCGGTGTCATCCAGACTATGGTCGGCGAACTAGTCAAAAGACCTGAGCATGAAC GTTTCCCTTCCTTGTTTTATCGTGAAGGTCTCTTTGGCAGATTCCCTTATCTCCTGCCGAACCTTGTTTGTTCTGTCTTACTCCTTCTCAgtatcttcttcagctggctCTTCCTGCAAGAGACTCATCCCGATATGCAGCCTTGTACTGCTACCGAAAATCTCGACGGCAGATCCGCAGAACGCCCTCTTTTGGCGACTGCTGGGGCGACCGCCAATGCAGGAGCGGACCTACGAGCCGAATCATACGGCACTTTCAACCAGGTACACCTATacgacgaggaggattggTTGGTACGGGCAGACGGTTCAAGGCCTGAGAAAATTCCACAAAGACAAACCATCTTCACGAAACGAGTCACGATGCTCATCGTTGCATTAGCGATTTTCACTTATCACTCTATGACTTATGACCATTTATTGCCTATTTTTTTGCAGGACAAGACTTTACGGGACGTTCCTACTGTTGGAAACTCGATATTGAAGTTCCCCGGCGGTGTTGGTCTCTCAACCAGAACAGTCGGCTTAATCATGTCTACCGACGGCATCATTGCTCTCTTCATTCAAAGCGTCATTTTCCCTGCATTGGCACATTATTTGGGGGTGTGGAGACTTTTCGTGATTGTGACCATCCTTCATCCGGTGGCTTATTTCATGGTTCCATTCCTGATTTTTCTCCCTCGCAGTCTGTTGTTCTTCGGCATTTATGGATGTTTAGTCGTTCGCAATATCCTTGCAATCATTGATTACCCCGTCTTGTTGATCCTTATTAAGCAAGCTAGCCCTTCCGACTCTGTCTTAGGAAAGATCAATGGCCTTGCTGCTTCCGCTGGAGCTGCTTCTCGCACTATCGCCCCGCCTATCGCTGGTTATTTGTACAGCACCGGTGCGGAACTTGATTGTACTGCACTCGCATGGTGGGGAAGCACTCTAGCCGCAATCGTCGGTGCCGTGCAGCTGTGGTTCATGGAGCGAAAGAAACACTCGTCCGCTACAATCCAGCCAGCCGCCCCCTGCCACTATCTGCCAAATGAGGCCCACCCTCGGAGAGACGCCGTCCATATCATAGTTACAGGTACTGATGTTGGCACGCCGGATGCCTAA
- a CDS encoding uncharacterized protein (predicted protein) — protein sequence MSTPLSPLTSSRQNSQPFSPGISGLVAQEDVVDHIVAPKDSLENGFSSPRKLVDDLSADTERRQSYTATQQPNEQDLDYDNTDPILPPSSPFQYEARDDTVDFQMLRSQQLSATPRKRSYEHVPEDDAFDDRYRKGTARRDMPDISVYADEDVSINNEQSSRESAGQEIGNSLMEEKHNEGMSTVIHENNSNDTSNDKEDTSLHEEDDDMIDDTNDSMDETCLSTFSAVTNVDMTTFAHLRGDSPFKAGQPSKLHGDLDGKDEPGTPTTTRKSPRISGLVDFGSPTPRKRDARVSINPSETPNLLDLSDQPSFFPRKRYSMQNERYSPSRRSPLRTVREPTRSPAKVSLLDFDLPAAPTPRSIPSVTPRELESLKSGFLSEISSLKATLSGKEAEVASLKQAVADAERRVGETSEELRNEAARRETLEIEQAEWQRRGQEMEDVLQSVKAEMMEGEREREKLMRRAEEMEKSKEKLESRVVELETQLSSARKPASNDMGSSKSAQYGKTAEETAKEVQDAVEKVARELHTLYKSKHETKVAALKKSYEARWDKRLREAENKLKAAYKDNERLKAERDAALSEVSQPDISMITREKDEHEAEKRVLEAQIKGLQQELGALKDDSERLHHELKIERAEKGELVAAVDEWLAIQQNQPSIQDGPQSPRPQEDNSPEPTPIEVAPEDFRQSISRSSSSSIRPPSTGSSNGEKKIPRIPAPGSRQARGNSGGKSGIAVFTPGRSGIMGSIERMGRGECWDEGLKGAPARTCAKN from the exons ATGTCCACACCTCTGTCTCCCTTAACATCCTCGCGCCAGAATTCACAGCCCTTTTCCCCAGGAATTAGCGGTCTGGTCGCGCAGGAGGATGTCGTTGATCATATTGTCGCGCCGAAAGATAGTCTAGAGAATGGCTTTTCGAGCCCGAGAAAATTGGTGGATGATCTGAGCGCAGATACTGAAAGGCGTCAGAGCTATACTGCTACGCAACAACCGAACGAGCAGGACCTAGATTACGATAACACTGATCCCATATTACCACCTAGCTCGCCATTTCAGTATGAGGCTAGGGATGATACAGTCGACTTCCAAATGCTCCGGAGCCAACAATTGTCGGCGACCCCCAGGAAACGGTCCTACGAACATGTGCCCGAGGACGACGCGTTTGACGATAGATACAGGAAAGGCACAGCTCGAAGAGATATGCCCGATATCAGTGTCTAtgccgatgaggatgttaGCATCAACAATGAACAAAGCAGCAGAGAAAGTGCTGGACAAGAGATTGGAAACAGTCtaatggaagaaaagcaCAACGAAGGAATGAGCACTGTGATTCACGAGAACAATAGCAATGATACTTCAAACGACAAGGAGGATACAAGCTTgcacgaagaagacgatgataTGATTGACGACACAAATGACTCCATGGATGAAACTTGTCTCAGCACGTTTTCCGCTGTTACCAATGTGGACATGACAACATTTGCACATCTTCGGGGCGACTCTCCGTTCAAGGCCGGTCAACCTAGTAAGCTACACGGTGATCTGGACGGAAAGGATGAACCAGGAACTCCTACCACTACTAGAAAATCCCCCAGAATAAGCGGCTTGGTTGATTTTGGCTCACCCACGCCGAGAAAAAGAGATGCAAGGGTTAGCATAAATCCAAGCGAGACTCCCAACTTGCTTGACTTATCAGACCAGCCCAGCTTCTTCCCCCGCAAACGCTACAGCATGCAAAATGAGCGATACTCTCCGTCACGGCGATCGCCATTAAGGACTGTCCGGGAACCAACCAGGTCTCCTGCAAAAGTGTCATTACTCGACTTTGATCTTCCTGCTGCTCCAACCCCCCGGTCCATCCCTTCAGTGACACCACGGGAACTAGAGTCCCTGAAGTCCGGTTTTCTTTCGGAGATTTCTTCTCTCAAAGCTACGCTCAGTGGCAAAGAGGCGGAAGTCGCTAGTCTTAAGCAGGCTGTTGCAGACGCCGAACGGCGTGTTGGGGAGACATCAGAGGAGCTTCGGAATGAAGCTGCCCGGAGGGAGACCCTAGAAATTGAACAGGCTGAGTGGCAGAGAAGGGGTcaggagatggaagatgtCTTGCAATCTGTCAAGGCTGAAATGATGGAAGGTGAacgggagagagaaaaattgATGAGAAGAGctgaggaaatggagaagagcaaggagaAGTTAGAAAGTAGGGTGGTTGAATTAGAGACACAATTAAGCTCGGCTCGCAAACCAGCGTCGAACGATATGGGTTCCTCTAAAAGTGCGCAATACGGCAAGACTGCTGAGGAAACGGCAAAGGAGGTTCAAGACgctgttgagaaggttgctCGTGAGCTTCACACGTTGTATAAGAGCAAACATGAGACCAAGGTAGCTGCCCTGAAGAAAAGCTATGAGGCACGTTGGGATAAACGACTGCGAGAAGCCGAGAACAAATTAAAAGCGGCTTATAAAGACAATGAGCGACTCAAGGCTGAGCGTGATGCAGCTCTTTCGGAAGTCTCTCAGCCTGATATCAGCATGATCACGCGGGAGAAGGACGAGCATGAAGCAGAGAAACGTGTCCTAGAGGCTCAAATCAAGGGATTACAACAGGAGCTGGGTGCACTCAAAGATGACAGTGAACGGTTGCACCATGAGCTGAAAATCGAACGGGCTGAGAAAGGCGAGCTTGTCGCCGCTGTGGATGAGTGGTTAGCAATCCAGCAGAATCAGCCGTCTATACAGGATGGTCCCCAGTCCCCGAGACCACAGGAAGATAATTCGCCCGAGCCAACCCCAATTGAGGTTGCACCGGAGGACTTCAGACAGAGCATTAGCCGCAGCAGTTCAAGCAGCATACGTCCCCCAAGCACGGGGTCTAGCAAcggcgaaaagaagataCCAAGGATTCCAGCACCGGGAAGCCGACAGGCCCGCGGGAATAGTGGAGGAAAGTCTGGTATTGCTGTCTTCACCCCAGGTCGCAGTGGTATCATGGGTTCGATTGAGCGAATGGGTCGCGGTG AATGTTGGGATGAGGGATTAAAAGGAGCACCGGCAAGGACATGCGCTAAGAATTAA